GTTGGCTAGCATGTTGTACAGGTGCCGCACTGCCGGATCATGGTTCCGCTTCAGTAGATTCCTCaggcgcctcttggtggcAATCATCAGCCGTATGCGATTGCTGACCTGGTACTCAGCTTGGACTCTAGGTCGGACGGGCCTCCTCAAACCGCTTGTGGCATGTTCAGCTGCCTCCAACACGTTCCTCTCCAGAATGCTAGCTGCGTCATCAACATCCTCTGCTGACCTGAGCTCGGTATTCAGATGGATGTGCGAGTCAAGCCAAGATTGGAACCTCGCAATGCTGGACCCTGGGGGCAAGAGGCGTCTCCTGTTCACCGCCTCCGCTGGAGACATGCTCAACTGAACCACCATTGGGAGATGATCAGATGAGAGGTCATTCAGATGGGAGATATGCAGCAACTCATCCCTCACGCCCTTGTAGACCGCGAAGTCGATTGCCGATGGTGTGTGCCGAGTGTTATATGGGTAGTGGGTTGGAGATCCAGTAGCCAGGATGTTGCAGCTACTTTCCTGAACGGCCCTGAGCAGCTTTCCGCCTCTTCTGCACGCCCTTGCGTTTCCCACCACGAGTTCTTCGCGTTCCAAtcgccagcagcaacaaatctCGGCCCCAACTGACCAAACAATGCCAAGAAGTCCTCCTCAGTCCATTCCTGCATTGGGGGGCAGTAAATGGAAGAGACCACCAGTCGGCCACCATCAGGCAGGGTCAGGGTAGCGGATGCACACTGAATGTGGTCCGTTGTTATGTTTGGCAGGGCAATATGAAGGATTCCAGCTCTGATTAAGAGCAGGGATCCCCACGACCAGTCCCAGATGGGTGATTGGCACCGTAAGTACAGTATCCATTGACGCTGAAGGTCTCTgagtttttaaaatgagactcAGAGACCATCAGAACGTCAACTTCGTGTCTGCATGCAAATGCCGCAAGTTCAGCTGTCTTCCTCGGAGTCCCGAGGCGTTCCAAAATACAATCTTTAGATTGCTGTGGTGGCGGGTAGAGTAGTTAGCATTAGGATTATACATTTCTGGCAAATGAATTCGCCTGAATGCTAGCGTATAAACAGTCTGTAAGCTTTGTCATTTGAGCAATTAACACATCCATTTTTCCTTCCAGCTTTTGAGTAGATTCAGCAGCGGCGGCCGCATGCTGGATCCGCTCCTGAGTCAGCAGGGTGATGAGATAGTCCAGTTTCTGGCTGAGCTCATCGCTAGGACGGACACTCTGACTGCTCGCCACGGGCTGGAATCCAGTTGTGGTCGCTGCTGGCGGCACCGAATGCCATACTTGCCTCCCAGGAAGAGGCTGGGAATGACTCGCTGGTTGCCGTGTGCGGAGTGCATCGGCATAACTGCTCATTTGaactggaggagcaggagctcttGCGCCAGAGCGCGCTCGCCGGCGGCTAGGTTGCTGCAGTGCTGGAAATCCCTGCTGATTCATGACGGGTGGCTGGCGGGGACGCCGCAAACCCTGAGTGGCGGGTAAGGTAGGCATCGAAAGTTTATTTAGCATCTTGTTGGTCTGATCTAACCCATTTCTTCTTTTGTTGCAGTACTCCTTATACTTCACACAGCCACGGTAGCTGGCAACATGGGGACCATCACAATTTGCGCATTTCGGCACCTCCTCCCGCTTCTTGGGGCAGTCCTTAGGGTCGTGCTTATCGCCGCACTTCAAACAAATAACTGCACGGTTGCAGTAATTCTTCGAGTGCCCAAACATCTGACACTTATGGCACTGAGGAACACCTGGCGCACGTATGGGCTTCTCCACCTTGACCCGTTGGCTGCAGATTGCCGTTAGTTCATAGATGTTATTGTTAATATCCTGAGGCTCTAGCTCAACCTCGAATAGGTCCAGTGGCTCCTTTGTAAACCTTTTAAAGATATTGGCAATATGCCTCACTTTATATCCGAGTCTTCCGAGCTGTTCACGCACCCAATCTGTGGGTGTGGAGCGGTGCAGGTGGCGTATAACAATACGCATTCCCCTCTCGCTTTTCAGGCGAAACGTGTGGTGTTCGACACCTTGTCCCTCATTTAGGAGCCGGATCAGGCCCTATGTCCATCTATGGTGTGGCACATTACCTTTAAAGACCTATTAGCAGCCGGCCTGGTATCATATGTACCAGCGCCAATGGCATTATCAAAGCACTGTAGTAGGGGAAAAATATCTGTGACATTAGGAATGTAAATGGGGGCTGGCCGCACAATTTTGGcgtcagcagtagcagcagcattgtTAGCGTGCGCAGTAGTAGGGGCAGGCGGGGGGGTGGTATGAGAAGTAGAGGGCCTGTTTGTGGAACAGGTTCCTCGGCTTCCGTCTCTCCCTCGCTGCAGtcagcatccacatccataTCAGCATCAGAAAGAATATTGTAATAATTTGTTGTACTCATCTGGTTGGGGTCCCGCTTCTCTTCGAGGATACTATCCGTTTGACCATCTTGGCCGACACCTTTGTAATCGGCGAGGCCAGGGTGGTCGTCCGCTTCTTATTACGGGCCTCCGACTCGGCCTTCAGCATGACCATCACCTTCCTCTCCTTTGCGAGTTTTTCCCGCTGCTCCTTGAGAATCTCGTGCAGAGTCATCTGGCTCGGCACGGATGCTGCAAGGGCAGTAGGATTGGTAGCGTCAGCAGTGGCAGAACTGCCAGGGGCACAGGTAGCAgtagaggcagcagcagcacgggCAGCACCAGTAGAAACTGGCGTGCGTTGAGCAGCACCTACACGAGCAGTACTAGGAACTGTAGATGTTGATGGGCGTTTAGCTGTGGCGGCAGCTACGCGAGTAGGGGCGGTGGCTttagcagcagcaccaggaaTGGCAGCACaggcagtagcagcagaggcagtagcagcagaggCTCTGGTCAGCATGGCAGAGGGGGGGGCTAGCAATGGCTTCACAGTGATCGGGGCCTGCATCAACTTggctgcagcggcagctgaGGTTGATGGCATGTCGCTGGTCAAATCTGCCAATGAGCTCGAGCGACAGGAAAGGGGGCGTAGATCACTCTGCGATATACCCGACATTGGTACCGAGGGGGAGAGAAGATCGATTTCGTTGTCCGAACACGGAGCACTCGAGGCCAAATTGGTCTTCTTTTTGGATTTGGGGCACGGTTTACGTACCATTGTTTGTTTTCCGTAGCTTTATTGGTGCAAAACAGACACAAGTGTTAATATAGCGGAGGGGGGGGGTGGTCAGCAGCGGCTGAAGCCTACCCCACGTTTTTTCACTTTTGGCACTTTGGTTATGTAGTATTTGTATGTTGAAAACTTCTAAACGGCACAACACTTCGCGTTGCCCGGAATGTATTTACTGAATATTGCACAGTGTATAATTATACATGTGCAATATTGTTTCGGGGATTTTGTGGCGATTTTGGTTTTTTGATGTGTCGTATGCAGCGGAGGCGATACGTAACTATCATAACGTAACGTAACCCGGCTCGAGCCTTGGCCTGTCCAGCAGGTTAGGGGAGCCAGGGCTACGTTACGCTATGTGGACTTTATTTATACCAATACTTAATATAGCATTTTAGGTACAATTTGTTGAGGCTGTTACttaatataaatgtatgtaaATAGCTGTCTACGGTTGCTAACAGCAGCCGTAGGCAGCAAATACGATGCTTTAAACAGCACGAAATCTCCATTGCCGGCAGTGTTGCCGGCGCAATCGTCCATATGGGGAAATCTCTCCACTTTGGCAACAGTCCGTTTGCCagaggggggagagggagtgggtAGAGCTAAAGCATAATACTCTAGACTATAGATAGATTTAAATGTAGATTATAATTAAGGGGAACATTTTGGTTGCCTTCATTGGCAGAAAAGGGagattatatacatatatatgttatCTATTCTATGTCTtgtcttttatttgttttgtcttgtttttgtttctcctCTGCCCACTGGTCCGGGGCAGCCAGAGCTATTGCTTGTTTTGTTTCTGTCTTCATTTCTTCCTTCGTTACTGTTCCGCCCTCTGGTCCGGGGCAGCCAGCATTGAGTTGAGCGTTTGTGTGGATGAGTGTTTGTATGTGCGCTTGTATGTGCGCAACGGTCCGTTGTCTCATCAGTGGAAATGGCCGAAGTCCACCACCTTCCAGTTGTTGTTGgcttctctcttcctctcagGGAGTTCACTGGCGGCAATTCGAGATCTataggagaaggaggagacaGAAATTGCGCAGCAGAAATGCTAACGCTCATAGCTTTGAACAGCAGCGCCTTGTTCGGACGCGTTTTTGGCAATCGTTCGCATGAGTCTTCTACTCTTTTTAATAATTTGCAGTTGTCCATTTCTATGTCGTTAGTTAATCGGTTTAGGAAGATATTAAGCAGAGTGATCATTCCGTAACGGCCAATTGTCGCGCTCGCATATGcctctgtgtttttttttttttccgtgcgtgtgtgttttctGTGTACGAATGTGGCAGCCATGGTTGTTGCATTCTTAGGGGCTGAACGGGACTTTGCTGGCGGTAAGTCTTCATTGCTGCTGTACATTTTGGCTGTTATTCTCTGTGTTTCTTGTACCCGTTGCTGGCGGTGGTTGATGTTCCTGGGCAtttgtgttcgtgtgtgtgagtgtgcttCCATTGACCTGGCCGTTATCGCTGTGccgcgagtgtgtgtcagctATCTCGTTCATTGCTGCATTCAATGCCAGTCCCAATCGTTCTAGTCGCTGCCTTCTGCTGCTGACCGTCAGATCGATCGTGGCTATGGGGGCAGGCTCCAGTTGCCTCCGTCTTGGCAGTATGACCTCTGTGTAGTAGTTGAACTCTGTTGGCGGCGACACTGGGCGATCCATCCTGATCAGCATCCTCCGCATGTCATCAAGGTCCCGGTCGTGGCTGATTTGGTCTTCTTCGGTGAACGGGCGCTGGTTAGGGATCATCTCAATTCGGTTCCATTCGTGTTTCGCGAGTTCTTTGGGAAGGTGTTTGGCAAGATACTCGGAATACCGGGGTCTAGAGATTCGGTGCGGTACGTAGGGGTCATTGACCACTTTGGCTGCCTCAATGTTGTGGTGGGATCTCATTTGCCCCGTGTACCTCTTGCACGTCCTCTCGTAAACTGCCTCAACCGTGTCCACTTCCAGGTCCCTGTGGATGGTGTCATTCCTCACATACCATGGAGCGTTACATATCAGTCGAAGGGTCTTGTTCTGCTCAACCTGGATCCGTCCAAATTCTGCGCTGGTAGCTAATGGACCCCATACGGCCAATGTGTACTGCCAGATCGGTGCGATCATCTGCTTGTACAGCATTACCTTGGTTTTGAGGTTCAATTTGCTGCTTGTGTTCAGGAGCCAGCGCAGTTTTTGGACCCTTGCCCTGACCTTTGTGACGACGTTGCTGATGTGCAGGTGGAACTGTAGCTTGGCGTCCAGCTTGACCCCCAGATATGAGTGCACGGCGACGCTACTGATTCGCTGGTCGGCGATGTGCGGCTGCAAATCATCATCTGGCTGCTGGATCGTGCGCAACGTATGCACTATATGCACAGTTTTGGAGGCATTGATGGTGATGCCCCATTGCTTTGCCCAGTTGGAGATGCTGAGCAGGAAGCGGTTGAGCTTTTGGGTAGCCATGAGCTGATTCATGCCAGTCGCCAGGATTGCTGTGTCGTCAGCATAGGTAGCCAAGAGCATACCCCTGTCGCGAGGAAGCGGCATGTCGTATGTATACAGATTGTATAGAACTGGCCCAAGTACGCTGCCCTGAGGAACGCCTGCTGCAATCTTTTTGTACCCTGACTTGACTCCGCCTGTGCATTCCACATAGAAAGTTCGATCGTCCAAGTAGTGGGACAAGACTCTGTATATTGCTGCCGGCAACAGCTGCTTCATCTTGTACTTCAGGCCCGAATGCCAGACTCGGTCGAATGCCTCCTGTATGTCCATGTAGATGGCTGAGCAGTACAGGTTGTTCTCATATGTGGACAAAATGAACTTCGAGACTCTCCCCAATTGGTGTTCAGCCGCGTGCACCTGTCTGAAGCCGAACTGATGGTTTGGAATAGCCTCGACAAATCCATCAGCTTCCATCATCCTGGTCAGAATGAGACGCTCAAACAGTTTGGACAGACCCGAAAGCAGACTGATGGGGCGATAAGATGCCAACTTATCGGCGGGTTTTCCTGGCTTGGGGATCATACTAACTGCCGCGTGTTTCCACCTGTTAGGAAAGCAACCAATCCTAAGGGAGCTGTTGCATATGAGTGCAAAATACAGGAGAGCAGACTTGGGTAGAGCTTTTATCGTCCGATTGTCAATCCTGTCCATTCCAGGGGCCTTTTTTACCTTCAGTACCTTGACTTGTGCCTCAATCTCAGGAAGAGTGATCGCCCTGAATCTCAAATTGGGACCAGGGGATCCAAACTCTTCAAGAGACTCCTCGATTGCTCGTATGTCGGCTGCCGCGCTGGTCAGTACAGGCTTGAAACGCTGCTCCAGATGCCTCGCAAAGGACTCTGCCTTCTCCTCCGTGCTCTTACACCAGGGATCGTCTGAATTGTCATCTCCATCGGCGCAAAACTTTCGGACAGGCAagttggctgctggctgccgcttcaATCCATTGGTCAATCTCCACAGCTTTGCCATGCTGTAGCGATCAGTGGGATCGATTGAACCAATGATTGCGTCCGCGCGTCTGGCTTTGTCCGCTTCCAGCTCCTTATGAATCCTGTTGGCTAGCATGTTGTACAGGTGCCGCACTGCCGGATCATGGTTCCGCTTCAGTAGATTCCTCaggcgcctcttggtggcAATCATCAGCCGTATGCGATTGCTGACCTGGTACTCAGCTTGGACTCTAGGTCGGACGGGCCTCCTCAAACCGCTTGTGGCATGTTCAGCTGCCTCCAACACGTTCCTCTCCAGAATGCTAGCTGCGTCATCAACATCCTCTGCTGACCTGAGCTCGGTATTCAGATGGATGTGCGAGTCAAGCCAAGATTGGAACCTCGCAATGCTGGACCCTGGGGGCAAGAGGCGTCTCCTGTTCACCGCCTCCGCTGGAGACATGCTCAACTGAACCACCATTGGGAGATGATCAGATGAGAGGTCATTCAGATGGGAGATATGCAGCAACTCATCCCTCACGCCCTTGTAGACCGCGAAGTCGATTGCCGATGGTGTGTGCCGAGTGTTATATGGGTAGTGGGTTGGAGATCCAGTAGCCAGGATGTTGCAGCTACTTTCCTGAACGGCCCTGAGCAGCTTTCCGCCTCTTCTGCACGCCCTTGCGTTTCCCCACCACGAGTTCTTCGCGTTCCAAtcgccagcagcaacaaatctCGGCCCCAACTGACCAAACAATGCCAAGAAGTCCTCCTCAGTCCATTCCTGCATTGGGGGGCAGTAAATGGAAGAGACCACCAGTCGGCCACCATCAGGCAGGGTCAGGGTAGCGGATGCACACTGAATGTGGTCCGTTGTTATGTTTGGCAGGGCAATATGAAGGATTCCAGCTCTGATTAAGAGCAGGGATCCCCACGACCAGTCCCAGATGGGTGATTGGCACCGTAAGTACAGTATCCATTGACGCTGAAGGTCTCTgagtttttaaaatgagactcAGAGACCATCAGAACGTCAACTTCGTGTCTGCATGCAAATGCCGCAAGTTCAGCTGTCTTCCCTCGGAGTCCCGAGGCGTTCCAAAATACAATCTTTAGATTGCTGTGGTGGCGGGTAGAGTAGTTAGCATTAGGATTATACATTTCTGGCAAATGAATTCGCCTGAATGCTAGCGTATAAACAGTCTGTAAGCTTTGTCATTTGAGCAATTAACACATCCATTTTTCCTTCCAGCTTTTGAGTAGATTCAGCAGCGGCGGCCGCATGCTGGATCCGCTCCTGAGTCAGCAGGGTGATGAGATAGTCCAGTTTCTGGCTGAGCTCATCGCTAGGACGGACACTCTGACTGCTCGCCACGGGCTGGAATCCAGTTGTGGTCGCTGCTGGCGGCACCGAATGCCATACTTGCCTCCCAGGAAGAGGCTGGGAATGACTCGCTGGTTGCCGTGTGCGGAGTGCATCGGCATAACTGCTCATTTGaactggaggagcaggagctcttGCGCCAGAGCGCGCTCGCCGGCGGCTAGGTTGCTGCAGTGCTGGAAATCCCTGCTGGTTCATGACGGGTGGCTGGCGGGACGCCGCAAACCCTGAGTGGCGGGTAAGGTAGGCATCGAAAGTTTATTTAGCATCTTGTTGGTCTGATCTAACCCATTTCTTCTTTTGTTGCAGTACTCCTTATACTTCACACAGCCACGGTAGCTGGCAACATGGGGACCATCACAATTTGCGCATTTCGGCACCTCCTCCCGCTTCTTGGGGCAGTCCTTAGGGTCGTGCTTATCGCCGCACTTCAAACAAATAACTGCACGGTTGCAGTAATTCTTCGAGTGCCCAAACATCTGACACTTATGGCACTGAGGAACACCTGGCGCACGTATGGGCTTCTCCACCTTGACCCGTTGGCTGCAGATTGCCGTTAGTTCATAGATGTTATTGTTAATATCCTGAGGCTCTAGCTCAACCTCGAATAGGTCCAGTGGCTCCTTTGTAAACCTTTTAAAGATATTGGCAATATGCCTCACTTTATATCCGAGTCTTCCGAGCTGTTCACGCACCCAATCTGTGGGTGTGGAGCGGTGCAGGTGGCGTATAACAATACGCATTCCCCTCTCGCTTTTCAGGCGAAACGTGTGGTGTTCGACACCTTGTCCCTCATTTAGGAGCCGGATCAGGGCCCTATGTCCATCTATGGTGTGGCACATTACCTTTAAAGACCTATTAGCAGCCGGCCTGGTATCATATGTACCAGCGCCAATGGCATTATCAAAGCACTGTAGTAGGGGAAAAATATCTGTGACATTAGGAATGTAAATGGGGGCTGGCCGCACAATTTTGGcgtcagcagtagcagcagcattgtTAGCGTGCGCAGTAGTAGGGGCAGGCGGGGGGGTGGTATGAGAAGTAGAGGGCCTGTTTGTGGGAACAGGTTCCTCGGCTTCCGTCTCTCCCTCGCTGCAGtcagcatccacatccataTCAGCATCAGAAAGAATATTGTAATAATTTGTTGTACTCATCTGGTTGGGGTCCCGCTTCTCCTTCGAGGATACTATCCGTTTGACCATCTTGGCCGACACCTTTGTAATCGGCGAGGCCAGGGTGGTCGTCCGCTTCTTATTACGGGCCTCCGACTCGGCCTTCAGCATGGCCATCACCTTCCTCTCCTTTGCGAGTTTTTCCCGCTGCTCCTTGAGAATCTCGTGCAGAGTCATCTGGCTCGGCACGGATGCTGCAAGGGCAGTAGGATTGGTAGCGTCAGCAGTGGCAGAACTGCCAGGGGCACAGGTAGCAgtagaggcagcagcagcacgggCAGCACCAGTAGAAACTGGCGTGCGTTGAGCAGCACCTACACGAGCAGTACTAGGAACTGTAGATGTTGATGGGCGTTTAGCTGTGGCGGCAGCTACGCGAGTAGGGGCGGTGGCTttagcagcagcaccaggaaTGGCAGCACaggcagtagcagcagaggcagtagcagcagaggCTCTGGTCAGCATGGCAGAGGGGGGGGCTAGCAATGGCTTCACAGTGATCGGGGCCTGCATCAACTTggctgcagcggcagctgaGGTTGATGGCATGTCGCTGGTCAAATCTGCCAATGAGCTCGAGCGACAGGAAAGGGGGCGTAGATCACTCTGCGATATACCCGACATTGGTACCGAGGGGGAGAGAAGATCGATTTCGTTGTCCGAACACGGAGCACTCGAGGCCAAATTGGTCTTCTTTTTGGATTTGGGGCACGGTTTACGTACCATTGTTTGTTTTCCGTAGCTTTATTGGTGCAAAACAGACACAAGTGTTAATATagcggaggggggggggggtggtcAGCAGCGGCTGAAGCCTACCCCACGTTTTTTCACTTTTGGCACTTTGGTTATGTAGTATTTGTATGTTGAAAACTTCTAAACGGCACAACACTTCGCGTTGCCCGGAATGTATTTACTGAATATTGCACAGTGTATAATTATACATGTGCAATATTGTTTCGGGGATTTTGTGGCGATTTTGGCtatttaataattaattattGCGGAACGTTTGATGTGTCGTATGCAGCGGAGGCGATACGTAACTATCATAACGTAACGTAACCCGGCTCGAGCCTTGGCCTGTCCAGCAGGTTAGGGGAGCCAGGGCTACGTTACGCTATGTGGACTTTATTTATACCAATACTTAATATAGCATTTTAGGTACAATTTGTTGAGGCTGTTACttaatataaatgtatgtaaATAGCTGTCTACGGTTGCTAACAGCAGCCGTAGGCAGCAAATACGATGCTTTAAACAGCACGAAATCTCCATTGCCGGCAGTGTTGCCGGCGCAATCGTCCATATGGGGAAATCTCTCCACTTTGGCAACAGTCCGTTTGCCagaggggggagagggagtgggtAGAGCTAAAGCATAATACTCTAGACTATAGATAGATTTAAATGTAGATTATAATTAAGGGGAACATTTTGGTTGCCTTCATTGGCAGAAAAGGGagattatatacatatatatgttatCTATTCTATGTCTtgtcttttatttgttttgtcttgtttttgtttctcctCTGCCCACTGGTCCGGGGCAGCCAGAGCTATTGCTTGTTTTGTTTCTGTCTTCATTTCTTCCTTCGTTACTGTTCCGCCCTCTGGTCCGGGGCAGCCAGCATTGAGTTGAGCGTTTGTGTGGATGAGTGTTTGTATGTGCGCTTGTATGTGCGCAACGGTCCGTTGTCTCATCAGTGGAAATGGCCGAAGTCCACCACCTTCCAGTTGTTGTTGgcttctctcttcctctcagGGAGTTCACTGGCGGCAATTCGAGATCTataggagaaggaggagacaGAAATTGCGCAGCAGAAATGCTAACGCTCATAGCTTTGAACAGCAGCGCCTTGTTCGGACGCGTTTTTGGCAATCGTTCGCATGAGTCTTCTACTCTTTTTAATAATTTGCAGTTGTCCATTTCTATGTCGTTAGTTAATCGGTTTAGGAAGATATTAAGCAGAGTGATCATTCCGTAACGGCCAATTGTCGCGCTCGCATATGcctctgtgttttttttttttttccgtgcgtgtgtgttttctGTGTACGAATGTGGCAGCCATGGTTGTTGCATTCTTAGGGGCTGAACGGGACTTTGCTG
This genomic stretch from Drosophila miranda strain MSH22 chromosome 5, D.miranda_PacBio2.1, whole genome shotgun sequence harbors:
- the LOC117189253 gene encoding uncharacterized protein LOC117189253, which gives rise to MLDPLLSQQGDEIVQFLAELIARTDTLTARHGLESSCGRCWRHRMPYLPPRKRLGMTRWLPCAECIGITAHLNWRSRSSCARARSPAARLLQCWKSLLIHDGWLAGTPQTLSGGF